A segment of the Nostoc sp. TCL26-01 genome:
CCACTTGTGAACCATCGCGGTTTGTCTGAGTCGTTGTCTCACCTCTTGCTTCCAAAACCCAAACAGGATCGCACCCAACCAGACTGTAGCGACCAATATTTTCCCCACCTTCCACCGATTCCAACAAAAAGCTATAAGGCTGTCCCGCACAAAATTTGTACCAAGCCGAAACTGGTGTATCTAGGTCTGCTACCCATTCTTGATACACTGGCACAAAATTACCTTGCAAAGCTAACTGAGAGAATTCGGAGAAATTAGGAAATATCATAGGTTAATTGGAGTATTGGGTACTGGGGATTGGGTATGGGGTACTGGAGATTAGGTATGAGCATTGATTGCATCAGAATGTAATATTTCTGCTTCCCTGCTTCTTCCTAGTTCCCAGTCCTCAGTCCCCAGTCCCCAGTCCCTAGCTTCTACACGTCATGGGTAGCCTTACCAGAGAACTTGATTTTTGCAGGGCTGGGATTTTCGCCAATGCTGCGGGGAACGTGACGAACTTTTTCCCGGCCAGCATTCACTTTTTCTGGGAATACGCCATCAGCAGGATGGATGAAAGTTGTTTCACCGTTGGGCAAAATCCGATAAATCTTGTAGTCGGTGATTTTGAATTTACGGAGTTGTCCGCCCAAAGCGATACCATATTCTTTCCGAGCTATATACAACAGGTTTTCTCCTTGGTGCATAGTAGCCGCGCCACCGGTGGGCAGTTCAAAAACTTGCGCCTTGGGGCTAGTCCAAGTGATCGCATATTTTTCTTCTACTACTGCTTTTGTGAGCAAGCCGCCGGTGCTACCAGCAAATAGGGGAGTTTTTCCAGAAAGGGTTTCTGCCATAAGGGATTCTCTCAACGTTTTTAGGGCATCGTAACACCGCCATCACCATCATATTGCGATCGCGTTATAGTCTGTAACAGTTCTTGGTCAATGGTCAATGGTCATTAGTCAATGGTCATTAGTCAATGGTCAATGGTCAATGGTCATTGGTCATTCGACTTCCGACTTCTACTCAGCACTCAGCACTCAGCACTCAGCACTCCCTCACTCCCTCCCTCACTCTTTTCCCCTTGTCCCCTTCTTTCCCACTCCTTTACTTTTGACAGGGCGCGTTTCCTCTTGGCTACCTTGAACAATGGGGATGGTGAAATGAAATTGGCTGCCTTGGTCTTTACCGCTTGACTCTGCCCAAATTTCTCCGCCCCAGCCGGTGACGATTTGGCGGCAAATAGCTAAACCTAGCCCTGTACCGCCTGCTGTACGGCGTAATGCACCCTCTTCTTGATAGAAACGGTCAAAAACTATTTCTAGGCGGTTTGGTTCAATTCCTCGCCCCGTATCGGCTACTGTGACTTTTAGCATCTGATTCAGGTTGGGAGTGGCGCTGATGTGGATTTCGCCTTGTGATGGCGTAAACTTACAAGCGTTATCTATGAGTTTTGCTAATACTTCTACAAGCCAATCACCATCAGCCCTAATTAAAGGCAAGTTTTGGTCTAGTTGAGTTTTGATGGCGGGTGGTTTTTCTGCTGGTGGCCTGGTGCGGAGGCGACTGAGGGCTAAATCGACGCACTCTTGTAGGGTTAAGGATTCGGGATGCCATTCTACGCGACCACTTTCTAAATTTGATAGGGTTAAGAAGTCTTGTACTAGTTTCCGCATCCGTTCTGAATCTGCCAAAGCCGTGTTCAGCATTACCTGTTGCAACTCCACAGGCATATCGGGTTCGGTAGCCAGACTTTCTAGACACACTTGAATTGTGGATAGAGGTGTGCGGAGTTCGTGTCCTGTGATGGCGATCAGGTTGCTGCGCGTGCGGTCTAGGGCTTCTAGTTGCTGGTTGAGTTCTTCTAGGTTGGCGTAAGCTTCTGCTTGAATTAGAGCAGCACCGATTTGGGTGGCGATCGCTTCGACTAAATCCAGTTCTCCTTGATGCCACTGGTGTGGTGGTACTTTGCAGTAATGCAGTTCCACAATGCCTAACATTCGTCCTTGAAATAACACTGGTTCTATTAACCAAGAACGAATCGCCAATTTTTTGGCAATTAAGGACAGCGTTGGGGAGTTATTGACACGGAAGTCGTTTAGTGTGTCACTAATACAGACACCTTCACCATGATCTACAACTTCTGCAAATAAAGGATTTTCACTTAACTGCCAAGTTTGACCACTGATTGAGGTTACACCAGGAGTCAAAAATTCATGTTCAATTGTCGCTGCGGCATCTGTCGCTTGAGCGCGATAAATTAAACAACGACTGGCTCCTAAGTGTTGTCCCAGTTCTTGCGCCGCGATTTGTAGTACTTCATGGGGGTCGAGCGATCGCCTAATTGCTGTACTAATTGAGTTGACTAAACGTTCCTTTCGTGCTTGAGCCGCAATTGAACGATAAGCTTTGTGTAATTTGTACTGACTCGCTTGTAGATAAGTAACTAAGCGCTGGACAAAGGGGTCAGTATCGATATCACAAGCATATTCAGTGAGGACATTTGCAGTCGAGTAAATTTTAGTTTGACCAATTCCAAACCGTTGGCAAGCCTGTGTAACTTTTTTTGCCAAGTCTGGGCGATAAACCAAAATTCTCTCTAGTAAGAGTTGAGCTGCTTTGATGCTCACCCCTCGTTCTGATGTCCAAATACCCTCAAATCGTCGCCCTGTATCCATATCTAAAAGGCTGGGGCTAAAATCCGGTACTTGTTGATTTTTAGCGATGGAGCCAAGGCTTTCCCGACAAACTAGGCAAGTAGCATAATTATCAGCTACAACCACTAAATGCCACTCTTGAGTCAGAGCATCTTCTGGCTCAAAAGCTACCTTTTCATAGTATTCCGAACTATTGGTAAACTCAGTTTCTGGTGCTGACAGAACGTATATTTGATTACTTCGTTGCGCCAGACGCTGATAACGGTGAGCTTCTTGGCGATAGAATCTCTCTCGTTGAAAGCTAGCAATTACTAGAGGCTGGTCTAAAGTCGCAGCCAAAACCTGGTCTTCCATTGCGTGGGAGAGCGCCGTTAGTGAAGCTTTGAAATATAGCTGGGGCCGCAGGTAAGGTAAGGACTCTAGCAGATCACTCAGCACGGAAGTCGATATGCTCATGAATATCTTTTAAAGAAGCGCAATCTGAATAAGATCCACGTCACAGCTGCATTGTACAAATTACAACGGACTCTAAACTAAAATAGGCAGTTGCAAGATGTAAATAATTTTGAATTACCCATCCACAAGGGCATTAGTAGTATTTTGCTGGGATAGCGGCAGGTAGAGAGCAGACGGCAGGACTAACATCGTGATTTTTTCTCAAATATACTACTAAGCCCAATATACATTCTCGAACAGCTCTGCTATCAGGCTATTGAGAATTTGATTAGTCGTCAGCCACAAATTAGATAATGTTGTATCTTAGTTGATAATTGCCTGCTATTAAGGTTCTTGTTGTTTGATTTGAGGATAAGTCCAGTCAAAATCCTGATTTTTCAGACTTGACTTGAGACGCAGACGATATAAATTTATAAAGATTTGTAATGTAATTTTAAGTTAGATTTTCCATTGACATGATGTGGGGAGCGCTGAGTAATGAGTGGTGAGTCACCGAAGTTTGCCCGGAGGGAAACCCTCCTTGCAACTTCTCACTGAGTGAGGGAGTGAGGAATGGGAGAGCAGGAGAGAATAAGAATTGCTACTGATTAATGACTATTGCCTATTCCCTATTGCCTCTAACCATTGACTACTGACTAATGACCATTGACCAATGACTATTGACTATTGACTATTGACATTGTAAAAATTTAGACCTGTACAGGGAATTTTGGCTAATGACACCGGATACGCTGACTCACCCGGACAAAATCGTTTTGGATGGCAAAACTTTTATTCCTGCCGAGCAATTACCGATTCCAGAGTGGCCTTGTGTGGTGAGCGAAAGACCACAACCCACTCTGACAGTAAAAGATGATGATTTATTTTTAGTCACAGACACCATAGGCAATATATCTGGTTGTTCCCTCAGTGATGGGGGCAACCCTAGTATGGGACTATTTTGCTGTGACACACGATTTCTTAGTCGTTTGGAGTTACAAATTGATGGGCGATCGCCTGTGCTTCTCAGTAGTACTGCGGAGAAAGGTTTTTCCCTGTCGGTTTTGTGTACCAATCCCAGAATAGACGAAGGAATGAAAGCTGATACTCTGGGTATCCGGCGGGAAATGGTTCTCAATGGCGCTCTATTTGAAGAAATTGAGGTAGCAAATTACAGCACCACTACTGTAACTTTTGAACTTAGTATCAGCTTTGATGCTGATTTTGTGGATTTGTTTGAAGTTCGGGGTTACGACAGAGACAAAAGAGGTAAACTTTTACGCCTAGTGGAACCAGCTGTTGAAGAAGGAGCAACTTTTAACGGCGATAGCGTACCTGTATATACACAACCCTCACCTCATCGAGAAGAATCTCTAACTTTGGCATATCAAGGTTTAGAAGGGTTTGTGATGGAATCTCGTATCCAATTCCAACACCGTCAACCAGACGATTTCAAGGGTTACACAGCCATTTGGCGCTTAGAGTTACCTTCTCACTCTACCCAAAAGCTAGGTTATCGGGTAAATATGTTAACTAACAACACCGCTAGTTCTAGTGTGGGTGCGGCGTTGACTTTAGTACAGGCGAAAGCATCCGAGTTGATGGAAGAACAAAATTGGGTGCAACAAATTACCAATATTCGTGCTGATAAAAGCATTTTTAATCTGGTAATTGAAAGAGCCGAGCAGGATATGTATTTATTACGTCAGTCTTTTGGTAAATACAAGACTGTTTCCGCCGGTGTACCTTGGTTTTCAGCTTTATTTGGGCGAGATTCCCTGATTACCGCTTCCCAAACCCTGATGCTAAATCCCCAAATTGCCAAAGAAACCTTGATGTTGTTGGCAACTTACCAAGGCAAAAATGAGGATGATTGGCGGGAGGAGGAACCAGGAAAGATTCTCCACGAGTTACGTTTAGGAGAAATGGCCAGGTGTCAGGAAATTCCTCATACACCTTACTATGGTACAGTGGATGCCACACCCCTTTGGCTGATGCTGTATTCTGAATACTATGCTTGGACACATGATAGAGAAACTCTAGAGCAACTGTGGCCGAATGCTTTAGCGGCGATGGAGTGGATTGATCGGAATATGCGCCAAAGTGGTTATCTTACCTACTACCGTAAATCGAAACGAGGTCTAGATAACCAAGGTTGGAAAGATTCTGGTGATTGTATTGTCAACCGTAAGGGAGAATTAGCTAACGGCCCCATAGCCTTGAGTGAAGTACAAGCTTATGTTTACGCTGCTAAAACTCGCCTGTCAGAAATTGCTAGGATGAAGAAACGCTTGGATTTAGCAGATCGTTGGCAAGAAGAAGCCAGAAGTCTCAAGGAGCGTTTTAACCAAGATTTTTGGATAGAAGAACAGGATTTCTGCGCTTTGGCTTTGGATGGCGAAGGTAAGCACGTGGAAAGTATTACATCTAATCCTGGACATTGCTTGCTTTTAGGGATTTTTACACCGGAAAGAGCTTACAGTGTGGCGGAAAGGTTACGCGCACCAGATATGTTTAATGGTTGGGGTATTCGGACTCTGAGTAGTTTATCGCCAGCGTACAATCCAATGGGTTATCACATTGGTTCAGTTTGGCCCCATGATAATGCTTTAATTGCGATGGGATTGCGATCGCTCGGTTTAATTGATCAAGCTTTAGAAATCTTCCAAGGTTTGTTTGACATGACTAGCCAGCAACCTTACCAGCGTCCCCCAGAACTATTTTGTGGTTACGAACGCAATGGCGATCGCGCTCCTGTACAATATCCTGTAGCTTGTACACCTCAAGCTTGGGCTACTGGCAGCATTTTCCAACTTTTACAAATGATTGTCAATTTAGTCCCAGATGCGCCAAATAATTGCTTGCGAATTATCGATCCAGCTCTACCAGAATCAATCAATCGTTTATCATTACACAATCTGCAAGTCGGTACTACTGTCTTAGATTTGGAATTTGAGCGTTCTGGCGGGACTACAGCTTGTCGCGTAGCTAAAAAACGGGGCAATTTAAGAGTAGTGATTGAAGCTTAAACTCAGCACTAAGGAGTAGTAATTTTTCTATTTTCTACTCCTTCTAGTGTTAGGAATTAACAACTGAAACGCACAGTAAATAAAGTCATTTTCTCTTGTAGTCTCTCTTGTAGTCTCTCTTGTAGGTTGGGTGTAGCGGAGCGTAACCCAACATCATCTTTGGATTTCACTGCTTTACACCTAACCTACATTAATGGTAAGTCTTTAACCGTACAGGATATTATTATCTAGTCTCAAATGGGTTTAATAATTCAAGTTGCGTAATCCACCGGAAATCATCAGTGTTTCTAGTTATTAGAGTTATT
Coding sequences within it:
- a CDS encoding photosystem I reaction center subunit II PsaD, translating into MAETLSGKTPLFAGSTGGLLTKAVVEEKYAITWTSPKAQVFELPTGGAATMHQGENLLYIARKEYGIALGGQLRKFKITDYKIYRILPNGETTFIHPADGVFPEKVNAGREKVRHVPRSIGENPSPAKIKFSGKATHDV
- a CDS encoding DICT sensory domain-containing protein; its protein translation is MSISTSVLSDLLESLPYLRPQLYFKASLTALSHAMEDQVLAATLDQPLVIASFQRERFYRQEAHRYQRLAQRSNQIYVLSAPETEFTNSSEYYEKVAFEPEDALTQEWHLVVVADNYATCLVCRESLGSIAKNQQVPDFSPSLLDMDTGRRFEGIWTSERGVSIKAAQLLLERILVYRPDLAKKVTQACQRFGIGQTKIYSTANVLTEYACDIDTDPFVQRLVTYLQASQYKLHKAYRSIAAQARKERLVNSISTAIRRSLDPHEVLQIAAQELGQHLGASRCLIYRAQATDAAATIEHEFLTPGVTSISGQTWQLSENPLFAEVVDHGEGVCISDTLNDFRVNNSPTLSLIAKKLAIRSWLIEPVLFQGRMLGIVELHYCKVPPHQWHQGELDLVEAIATQIGAALIQAEAYANLEELNQQLEALDRTRSNLIAITGHELRTPLSTIQVCLESLATEPDMPVELQQVMLNTALADSERMRKLVQDFLTLSNLESGRVEWHPESLTLQECVDLALSRLRTRPPAEKPPAIKTQLDQNLPLIRADGDWLVEVLAKLIDNACKFTPSQGEIHISATPNLNQMLKVTVADTGRGIEPNRLEIVFDRFYQEEGALRRTAGGTGLGLAICRQIVTGWGGEIWAESSGKDQGSQFHFTIPIVQGSQEETRPVKSKGVGKKGTRGKE
- a CDS encoding amylo-alpha-1,6-glucosidase, which produces MTPDTLTHPDKIVLDGKTFIPAEQLPIPEWPCVVSERPQPTLTVKDDDLFLVTDTIGNISGCSLSDGGNPSMGLFCCDTRFLSRLELQIDGRSPVLLSSTAEKGFSLSVLCTNPRIDEGMKADTLGIRREMVLNGALFEEIEVANYSTTTVTFELSISFDADFVDLFEVRGYDRDKRGKLLRLVEPAVEEGATFNGDSVPVYTQPSPHREESLTLAYQGLEGFVMESRIQFQHRQPDDFKGYTAIWRLELPSHSTQKLGYRVNMLTNNTASSSVGAALTLVQAKASELMEEQNWVQQITNIRADKSIFNLVIERAEQDMYLLRQSFGKYKTVSAGVPWFSALFGRDSLITASQTLMLNPQIAKETLMLLATYQGKNEDDWREEEPGKILHELRLGEMARCQEIPHTPYYGTVDATPLWLMLYSEYYAWTHDRETLEQLWPNALAAMEWIDRNMRQSGYLTYYRKSKRGLDNQGWKDSGDCIVNRKGELANGPIALSEVQAYVYAAKTRLSEIARMKKRLDLADRWQEEARSLKERFNQDFWIEEQDFCALALDGEGKHVESITSNPGHCLLLGIFTPERAYSVAERLRAPDMFNGWGIRTLSSLSPAYNPMGYHIGSVWPHDNALIAMGLRSLGLIDQALEIFQGLFDMTSQQPYQRPPELFCGYERNGDRAPVQYPVACTPQAWATGSIFQLLQMIVNLVPDAPNNCLRIIDPALPESINRLSLHNLQVGTTVLDLEFERSGGTTACRVAKKRGNLRVVIEA